From one Nothobranchius furzeri strain GRZ-AD chromosome 2, NfurGRZ-RIMD1, whole genome shotgun sequence genomic stretch:
- the LOC139066159 gene encoding zinc finger protein 862-like: MHCLLDEQKGMEIGETYRTRKQAKTFIGYIAQAEKESVQEEFAAGKFLSLMSDGCADSAVIEEEIIYGRQAVKGQICVKFLGIEAVAKANAENITSAITAGVCKGLGVEEGTWKKKLVAVSTDGAAVMLGVKSGVVTRLTADLPHVLPIHCMPHRLELSFKDAASKNPCHKKQDALLTGLYTFYHYSPLNRANLKASFESLGKKPLMPTRATGTRWVSHLLAALDHFLRGYSTIVQHLEQIQSPDSTGVRSDQQAKARNFYRAATSLDVIKYAWFLFDVLAHLSNLSRKMQKTNVTMAALHEALQSTKTVLLTYKRKPGPMLQSFGNKMTFEGRELSGDGRSFQSSHPNLIDDLVANMENRFGHVKGGLLHATNIADFGFWPDKVNMTDFGDAAVDILVGHFKPVLEDAGVQVDKVADEWTTLRSKVYQQPDWLEFIKKVTWCELNRRYFDECPNILQLVDLLLTLPASTAECERGFNHMKMIKSDWRSSLSGKSVGELMSVRLLSADIKNFDPKPAINIWYHDVQRRRRLDFMDGKTSTAAEMDDAEPEEDFMCVGQGRLLSMMSKKYDDELDKDFEVE; encoded by the exons ATGCACTGTCT TTTAGATGAGCAGAAGGGCATGGAGATAGGCGAAACGTACCGAACCAGAAAGCAGGCCAAAACATTCATTGGGTACATAGCCCAGGCAGAGAAGGAGAGTGTGCAAGAAGAATTTGCAGCTGGAAAGTTTCTTTCTCTGATGTCAGATGGCTGTGCTGACAGTGCAGTCATTGAAGAAGAAATCATCTATGGCCGACAAGCAGTTAAAGGACAAATCTGTGTCAAGTTCCTGGGTATCGAGGCAGTCGcaaaagctaatgcagaaaaCATCACGTCTGCCATAACAGCCGGTGTGTGTAAAGGTCTTGGTGTGGAGGAAGGCACCTGGAAGAAGAAACTGGTCGCTGTTTCAACAGACGGGGCTGCAGTCATGCTTGGAGTAAAGAGTGGCGTAGTGACAAGACTGACTGCAGACCTGCCCCATGTGCTGCCCATTCATTGTATGCCTCATAGACTTGAGCTGAGTTTTAAGGATGCTGCCTCGAAGAATCCATGCCACAAGAAGCAGGATGCTCTCCTTACTGGACTCTACACATTTTACCACTACAGTCCTCTCAACCGGGCAAACTTGAAGGCCTCATTCGAATCACTGGGAAAGAAACCCCTGATGCCCACAAGAGCGACAGGCACCCGCTGGGTATCACACCTGTTGGCGGCCTTGGACCACTTCTTGCGAGGGTACTCTACCATCGTTCAACATCTGGAACAG ATACAGTCCCCAGATTCCACCGGAGTACGCAGTGACCAGCAGGCCAAGGCCCGGAACTTCTATCGTGCTGCAACATCCCTGGACGTGATAAAGTATGCATGGTTCTTGTTTGATGTCCTGGCTCATCTTTCCAACTTGTCACGCAAGATGCAGAAGACCAACGTGACGATGGCTGCATTGCATGAAGCCCTACAGTCAACCAAGACTGTGCTGCTGACTTATAAGAGAAA GCCTGGCCCCATGCTACAGTCGTTCGGGAACAAGATGACCTTTGAGGGAAGGGAACTCTCGGGCGACGGTCGATCATTTCAGTCATCACACCCGAATCTCATTGATGACCTGGTTGCCAACATGGAGAACCGATTTGGGCATGTGAAAGGAGGGTTACTTCATGCCACAAACATTGCAGATTTTGGGTTCTGGCCTGACAAAGTAAACATGACGG actttgGAGACGCAGCTGTTGACATCCTGGTAGGGCACTTCAAGCCTGTCCTGGAAGATGCAGGTGTGCAGGTGGACAAAGTTGCAGACGAGTGGACAACACTCCGATCCAAGGTGTATCAGCAGCCCGACTGGCTGGAGTTCATCAAGAAGGTGACATGGTGCGAACTGAACAGAAGGTACTTTGATGAGTGCCCAAACATTCTTCAGCTTGTGGACCTGCTGCTGACCCTGCCTGCATCTACTGCTGAATGTGAAAGAGGTTTCAACCACATGAAAATGATAAAGAGTGACTGGCGGTCCAGCCTGTCAGGGAAGAGTGTGGGTGAGCTCATGTCGGTGCGGTTACTGTCGGCAGACATTAAAAACTTCGACCCAAAGCCAGCTATAAACATATGGTATCATGATGTCCAACGGCGAAGGCGTCTTGATTTCATGGATGGCAAGACTTCCACTGCTGCTGAGATGGACGACGCAGAGCCAGAGGAAGATTTCATGTGCGTGGGTCAGGGTCGCTTGCTCTCCATGATGAGCAAGAAATATGACGATGAGCTTGACAAGGACTTTGAGGTGGAGTAA